The following are encoded in a window of Lactobacillus acidophilus genomic DNA:
- a CDS encoding response regulator transcription factor translates to MAKILIIEDEKNLARFVELELQHENYETVVENNGRKGLDDALAQDFDAILLDLMLPDLNGLEIARRVRQVKTTPIIMMTARDSVIDRVSGLDHGADDYIVKPFAIEELLARLRAVLRRVKIEKDASKVTVAKQKIVKFKDLTIETANRIVHRGDGKAIDLTKREYNLLMTLIENKNNVVSRDQLLNKIWGPESNIETNVVEVYVRYLRNKIDAPGQPSYIKTVRGTGYMVRDEDDDQE, encoded by the coding sequence ATGGCAAAAATTCTAATTATTGAAGATGAAAAGAATTTGGCTCGATTTGTTGAGCTAGAATTACAACACGAAAATTATGAGACTGTAGTAGAAAATAATGGTCGTAAAGGGTTAGATGACGCTCTTGCCCAAGATTTTGATGCAATATTACTTGACTTGATGTTGCCAGATTTGAATGGTCTGGAAATTGCTCGTCGAGTTCGTCAAGTAAAGACTACACCAATTATTATGATGACTGCGCGTGATTCTGTAATTGATCGTGTATCTGGCTTAGACCATGGTGCAGATGATTACATTGTTAAGCCTTTTGCTATTGAAGAACTTCTTGCACGTTTACGTGCCGTCTTACGCCGAGTAAAGATTGAAAAAGATGCTTCTAAAGTTACAGTTGCAAAACAAAAGATAGTTAAGTTTAAAGATTTAACTATTGAAACTGCTAACAGAATTGTTCACCGCGGAGATGGTAAAGCAATTGACTTGACTAAACGTGAATATAACTTGTTAATGACCTTAATTGAAAACAAGAACAACGTAGTCAGTCGTGATCAATTGCTGAACAAAATTTGGGGTCCAGAATCAAATATTGAAACTAATGTTGTTGAAGTTTATGTTCGTTACTTACGTAATAAGATCGATGCTCCAGGTCAACCATCTTACATTAAGACGGTTCGTGGTACCGGTTATATGGTAAGAGATGAAGATGATGATCAAGAATAA